attttttatataatttcaaaaaaaatgctttgtaaagtaaaaaaaatatttttaaacattaagtaatttcaataaaattttgtaacataaaaaaatgcatctattaaattataattttctaatgctaaaaattaatattaatatttcaccataaatttaaaagaatacgaaaaattaaataaatgaaaaaaaaactgagACAAGCTAAAAAGTGGTAACCCTAACAGTTTTTGGTATTCCCTAGTGCTATTTGATATCCTCTCATAATTTTTTGATACTTTCTTATTGTCCCTTTATAATTTTtgatatttccttttttttttaattcctcaTGATTTTTGGtggtttctcaattttttttttatatttcatcgTAGTTTTTGGTGGTTCCTTCTGTTTTTTTTGGGTACtttcttatatttattttgtaatatatatcataaaattttttatttccttaAAATATTTAGTATTTCTTCATAATTTTTAGTATACCTTCAAAAATTTTTTATGGTTTCAAAATAATGATTTGGTACGAGATATAGTTTTGgagtaaaaaatattaattttaaatattaataaaatttaatggaATTACGGGAggtaaagaaataaatgaaacaaatttaatAAGACAAACCAATATTGGTAGTCctcatttatttttttgatattctGTCGTAAATTTTTGGtactttcaaatatatattttttctgtaATTGTCATATATTTTTGGTATTCTTTCATAATTTTTGGAGTAATAGAAACATGAAAgactgaaaaaaaaataaagtgagTACAAAACATTACAAGGAACTACCAAATACTATTTCGTTTTATAAaatttgctttatttatttattgttaaaatttaaatattattactataaataacaAACAAAATTTATTAGTAtgcaaaaaatatttattttatacaaaaaaattaatattcaagttaaaattttattttaaaaatatatcagAAATTCTGATGACATACTAAAAATTAAGAGGGAATATTTTTAGAATGAATATCCAAAATTACGAGAgaatttattattcaaatattttagGTAACCCATTTACAAATTGAAGAGAGCCCGTGGCAAGCTCAGTATAATGAGATTTACGTagaatttgagtaaaaatatggttgacaaaattcataataattaataataaccataaatataactatattttctataaatattattttaaaaataaatgatgaGATAAGAGAAGTTTTGAGTggtaaatttttttccaaaaactcgTGATTCTTATTCAATactccataaaattttaatactagTGTGATATTTTTTAAACGTGTTGTTggtcaaatatttttaaaaatcccTGTAcatgagtttttgatgaatttagtCAATCATTTTCTTGAAATATGGTTTGTTAAATAATTTGACctgatttattttaatatttttgtatggCTAGATAAAGTTAATTGGAGAactaaaaacatatatttcaaaAACCAGAGATAAAAATGATCAATtataataaaaatggttaatccATAAAAAAACCCATAATCCAAGGACTTTGAATTAAATTCATCCTTTTTGTTATTTATCGTTACTAAATCGGTAGTGAGTGACAAGAAACTCGGGGAGCTCGAGAAAGGAAGAAAACCGACACGTGGCAGTATAATGAGAGAAAAAGGTGACGACTTTGTAGTGACCACTAATCCAACAGTTCAGATCTTGCCATCTCGGTTTAAGTCAATAATAACCGTCGGATCGAGAGAGGATGAACAGTTTGGATTCGAGCATGATTGCAGTCAGGGATCGTGGCCGTCCATTAGGGTTAGTAGTGGGTTTCGTTGAGTAATAAAATATAGCGAAAAGATGATGATGAGATTAGAACATTAAAAAAAAGgtggaaagagagagagagagagagagagaggggagaAATAAGAGAAAGCTAAGATCTTTGATAACTATAGTGAATCGGTTTTCTCACCGGAGATAATCGCCGGAGCTTCTTTCCGGTGAATTATGGTATATTTTGCCGTCTGACTGACGAGTGTCATGCAATCAGTCTTGTTTCTTTAATAATTAgtggtttatttaatttattatcagCAAGACGAGTTAATTTTACAGAGATGGATAGAACCAGAGAAGCGAGGAGAGTCAGTATGGCGTCCGCCGCCACGACCAATGGCCTTTCACGGCGGCGTCATAGGACTAGCTCTCTCAGAGACTCCCCAGGTTATTTTGAAATCAGATCTGGCTTTTCATTTATTCTTCTTCTCTAACGATGTCGTTTTAGTGATTTcctgattttgtttttttttttttggattgcaGAGGAAGACGGACCGGTGGAGACGCATGAAACGGCGCGTTTAAGGGATCGAAAGAAGGACAGAGATAGGGAACGAGAAAGATATAGAGAAAGGGAAAGAGATCGGTTGAGTAGAACCAGTAAGAGAAGAAGAGGCGATAGATTGATGAGTAATAGAGGAGATGGAGGTGATGGTACTTCTGAAGAAAGCGTAAACGATGATGAAGATGACGACGACGAAGACAGCGGCGGAACCGGCGGTGTTGGCTCTGTTCGGACGGTTTCGCCGAACATCATCGCTGGGTCTTTGTCGATGTCTAATCATCATCACCATAACCATCATCACCACCAGCTGCAGCAACATCAGCAGCATCAACATCGAAAGAGTTTTCCACCGCCGGTGAAAGTTATTAGAACAACACCATCGGCGGGGATGACTGCCAGTATGACAACGAGTACGTCTACATGGAAACCGGCCGATGAAATGATTGGTGTATCGGTGCCTAGAAAAGCTCGGTCAGGTAGAGGTGGAAGAGATTAACGAAATTCtggtttttttttctcattttttgttCTGTATTTTTGTTCTTTTCAATTACTGATTTCTTGTATTTTCTCCCCTTTTTAATCTTCTCTTTTGTAGCTACTAAAAGGTCTCATGAATGGGCATCAAGCGGCGGCGGCGGCGTTGGTGTTTTAGGCGGTGAACAAATTCACCGTCAAGCTTCAACTTCGCCGGTAAGGACAGGTGTAACCGGGGCGTTGACGTCACCATCTCCTGCTCCGGCCTCTCCATCTTCTTCCAGTGCTTCTATGAGGAAGAAGATGGTCAGTTTTCTCATTAAAATCTTCCTCTTAATTCTTTTGTTTTCTGGGGTTTCGCTTATGTTCAATTCAGTGACAAAGGTTTTGTTTCTGATGTAGAAGCCTAATGCTAACGGAACAAAGCAAAGGCCACCGAAGTCGTCGTCGAAATCTTCGTCTTCAGCTCAGGAGGAGATTGAGATCGAGATTGCTGAGGTTTTATATGGTATGATGAGACAGCCACAAGTCCCATCTAAGCAAGAAATAATCGGGAACGATTCGGCCAAATTTGATTCAAGAGAAGTTAATAAACCCAATAATGACTCTAAATCAGTCGTCTCTTCGCCGATCTCCATCTCCCCATCAACTCTTCCTCAATCATCCTCTATTTTGCCTTCATATTCTAGCTCCTCTGCTACTCCTATGTCTGCAATTGGTTCGTAACCTTCAGCTTTAGAAGGAAACGCAAGCCTTTTTTTGCCTTTTTGAGCAATTGACTAACTGATATTGATTTGGGTGTATATTCATTTTGCAGCTCCAAAGAGGAAAAGACCAAGACCGGTGAAGTATGAGGATGAGAATACGACTACAACGACACCTCCACCTCCTATTTTCCCTCCTAGACATAGTTCCATTTCATCTACTACAACTAAGGTTGAAATTGATCAACCAGCTAAAGTTGAAGCAACTTCTCCCAATTTGGAGAAAAATTCAGGACCCGTGGCTGAAAATGATAGCGGTGCTTGCGATTTGATGAGTTCTTCAAAAGCTGGACCAGTTTCATCAGAGTTGGTTCAAGCGGAACCAGTGAAAGAAGAGAAGAATAATTTGGCACTGGATTCTAAGCCTTCGACTGAAGAATCTGAGAGTAGAGATATCGGTATCGGTAATAAAGAAGAGTCTCAATCGCCAAAGAAGGAATCTTTATCATCTCCTGCTGATAATCCTTCTTCCGCTGGTCTGCCATTGGATGACGAGCGTGAGAAATCGACAGTGACAAAAGCGTGAGCATTATCCCCTTTTacccatttcttctttttttttctttttgaaggtTCGGAAAATTTCTTATTTGGAAATTTCGTGTTTCAGGAATTCAACAGTTTGTGAGAATGAGAGTCAGCGGGAAGAGAAGTTCCAGATAGATCTGATGGTGTGGATcctgtttttattaaaagatccAAGCGTTTTCTCCCCCTTCAATTATTGACTAtgcatttcctttttttttttttggtgtttaggCACCTCCTCCATCTAGATCATCTCCAGAAAGGGAAGGTGAGACTGATGTTGGGGCTTCAGATCCTAAGCCAGTGGCCGCAGATGTGGAATTGGTGAGTCACCTAGCTTTCACCTATCTTTTGGTATGGTGTTGCATAAAAAATTGAAGGTTTTTCGCTTGTTTGCATGTGCAGGAGATGAAGTCTTTGGTGAATGAAGATGACAAAAGAATGAAAATTGGGAAGGGAGATGTGAATGTGGAAGTTGAGGATAACAATAAGAAGGCCCAACCTAGTGCTGAAGAAGCTGATTCGCAGAAGCCTGTTGTAAATAAAGAAAGGAATCTTGATCTCCAGCTTGATTTGGAGAAATCTGACAGAGATAGTGGTTCAGGTAGTGTTAGTGGGAACAAGCTCAACCACCATGTTCAAAAGCTACATCATCAACATCCTAGTGTAGAGAAAACTGGTAAAattgactttattttttttaaagaagaaattttcccttctttttctctcTGGGAAAATTTCCCTCTCCTTTTGTTGCTAAtctagaggtttttttttttccagCACATTCTGGTTCTTTACCTTTGCCGATGTCAATTGCTAGCTGGCCTGGTGGACTTCCTCCAATGGGGTATAGCTGGGTTGATTTGATATTGGTTTTCTACCATTCTGGCATTTATAGATCCAAATAAGTGGTTTAGATGTTATAATGGAGAGGATGGggcatgaattttttttctttttttccttagCAGATACATGGCTCCTCTACAAGGTGTTGTATCCATGGAGGGGAGCGCTGTGTCTTCAGCTGCTATCCAGGCATGTCGCTGTGTTTTTTTATGTTCGTAGCTCttgatttcttatttttatttattttactaatttatcttgaaattttggaCTTTTTCAGCCTCCACATTTGCTTTTTTCTCAACCGAGGCCAAAGAGATGTGCAACCCATTGCTACATTGCACGGAATATTCACAAGCACCAGCAAATGATGAAGATGAATGCTTTCTGGCCGGCAGCACCTGGTTCAGCTTCACTGTATGGCCCAAAGGCTTGTAATCTAAATGTTGTACCGCCTTCAGAATTGCATGGAAACATTCCTGGGAGAGGGGTGAATTCTGTGCAAGAGAAGGGGCAGGGTCTTGCAATTTTTCCTGGTCATGTGTGCAAAGATAAAAGTTCTACGGCTGCTAACAACATGGTGGATGCCGCACAGAGAAAGCAAATAATGCTCCAGCAAGCTCTACCCCCAGGAGCACCCAATAATATCATGGTAGGCTTTTGGCCAGAAAAAAAAAGGCCTCTTTTTTCTTGTCTGATTTGTATGCAGTGTCGTTATAATTGCACAATTATATCTCAACTGtccttttgaaaattttcttgttgGTTATTCAATTTCAGCAAGGCCCTGCTTTTATTTTCCCATTGAACCAGCAGGCTGCTGCAGCATCTGTCCGACCTGGGTATGTGAAATCTCCTCCTGCTGCTTGTAGCACAGCTGCATCGAGTACATCTAACTCTGCCTTACTAAGTGCCACCCCAGCTGGTGCAACTGCAGCCCCGGCATTTAGCTTCAACTACCCAAATATCACAGGCAATGAAACTCAATACTTGGCAATTCTGCAGAATAATCCCTATCCATTTCCAATTCCTGCACATGTTGGGGCGCCACCTGCTTATCGTGGGAATCATGCTCAACCTATGCCTTTTATTCATGGATCTTTCTATTCTTCCTCTCAAATGCTTCACCCTTCACAGCTtcaacaacagcagcagcaacagCCACCCACACAGTTTCAACAAAGCCAACAAGGTCATCAGAACACTAGCATGTCCAGTGGTTCATCCTCCTCCCAGAAGAATTTGCAGAACCAGCAGCAGAGGTCACATGGAGGTGATGTCAGTAGTGGCAGTGGAAACTCTCAAGTGTTTCATGCCTCTAAAAAGGATTCACCTCATCCCTTACAACTATGGCAACAGCAGCAACAGCCGAGTCAGAATGATTCTCATCAACCTAGGCAACTTGATGGTGAATCAGATGGCAAAGATGGCCCATCAACTGCTACTGATAGCAGAGTATCTCGTTCAAATATGAATATCTATGGTCAGAATTTTGCTATGCCTGTACAGCCTTCAAACTTTGCTTTGATGACCGCTGCTTCAATGAATTCTGGTGGTAATTATGGGGAAAAGAAGCAACAGACACAGCAGCAGTCACAACAGCTAGGCTCAAAGGCTGGAGTCGAGCCTCTTGCATCTCAAGCTTTTGCAATGTCATTTTCATCTGCTAATGGTACTACTGCTCCTGGCCTTGGTATTTCTTCCCTAGCACCGAATCATGCAATTCTTCAGAGCCATCCAGGAAGTACAAGGCAAGGCTATCAGCATATTATGGCTGCTCAACAGAAGAAGGATAATTATCATGCTTATGAAGAAGGGAAGCGTGGAACTCATGATGCATCCAATGTGCAAGAAGAAAAGAAGGCAGGAAAAAGTTCAGGCACCGCTGGGCAGTCCATTGCCTTCTCCAGGCCAAATATGCCTGATTCAAGTGATTCCACTCTTGCAGGCAAAGATGTCATCGATAGTTCTATCTGTACGCTTGGCTCTGCTCCTGCTCGAACTTCAGGGCCTGTTATGCCCGCTTCAATCGTTAGTGTTAATGTTGCTAATGCGCAGCAGCAACTTCAGCGGAATCAACAGCAGCAGCTCCAATTCGGGACTGCTTCTGCTCCTCGGAGTAAGACACCAGCAACAAGTAATGGAAGTGCTTACCCTGATCACTTTCACTCTTCATCTATAGCTGCCAAGTTTTCGAATGTGCTGTCTGCATATCCTCAAAATCTAATACAAAGCAGCAGCAGTCCTGCTCAGTCTCCTCAATGGAAGAATTCTGTGAGGACAACTAGCTCTCAAGTTCCTTCTCAATCTCTACCATCAACTTCATCCCTCAAGAATATTTCCCAGCAACAAGGTCGGCCACAGCAAAGCCCCACACAGATTTCTTTTGCTGCTAATCCTAAATCACCACAAGGTCAACAGCCTCTTAGTAGCACTCCTTCCCCTTCTCCAATGATGGTTGGCTCTCCCACAACTTCGCTCTCCAGGAGTGCTGGTGGTAGCCCAAGGACAACAGGTTCCTCTTCCACCAGCAACAAAGGTGGCCAAGCATCTGGTTTATCATCCCAACAAGCTAAGAACTCACCGACTGTGCCTAGTCAGAAGTCATCTCCTATTGGTGGGAGTAATGTGCCATCTGTCCTGGGAAACCCTCACATAAGTTCATCTTCAAATATGGGAGCCAAGCCTCAAGTGGCACTACAGCATCAGCAACATCAAAAGCATTCACTTCATCAAGGGCAGCTGTTCTTCCCAAATGCTTACATGCAGGCTCAAGCTCAACATTCACCAAGTTCGACAACACCTGCAACAACAGCAAGTGCATATTATGTTCAAAGACAACAGCAGACTCTACCTCTGGGTTCATCAACAACTTCATCAACTTCGATGTTATCGTTGTGTTCTCCGGTTACTCTTGCCAACAGCGGCACCACCGACCCTGCAAAAGCTGTAGCAGCTGCTGTGGCAAGCAACATGAAAGGTGGGTTGGCATCCCAGGGACTTATCAATCCTGCACAATTTGCTTCTCCACAATCCACTGGAAAGTCACATCAGCTGGTACCAGGCTTCCCATGTGTTCATGCTGTCCCTTCGGCTGTTCAGGTAAAACCAGCAGAACAGAAACAACCTGCTGGTGAGTAAAATTCTCCCCTTTTTTGCTTCAATATTGCTTCCCCCGTATAGTGAACAAGAAGAAGAAGGTACGGAATGAAAACCGAATCAATGATATCGGGGGGCGGGGGGGACCAAATCATGAAAGATAAACTGGTTTCTTGCCCAGAAAGGACAGCAGCAGCCAAAACAGGAGGATATGAAtgaagctatatatatataatgtggcTTAGAACTCACTCAACCCACAATTTTGCAAAGTGATGGGGGAAAGATTTTCTTTGTGGAATGTGCTTACTCATGTGTATCCACCAAACATGTAGACTTTTGTTTATAATCTTTGACATGGTTGATCCCTGATAtgcattttgtaattaaatttgattGGTTTGATGAGGCAGATGATGgaggattaaaaaaaaaaagaaaaagaaaggaaaggttGCCAAAATATTTTGTAgggcaaagaaaaaaaagatggtaGGGGGGATGAGGAAAAGCAGACAACTTTTCCATCTTTTGGGGCTATATTGTAGgggttcttttttctttctttcttttattgtttGAAATTTCCAGAAAAGAAATCAGTAAACAAATCTTTGGAACATAATGATGCTAAACTGAATGGTGTATATGTGTGACACATATTAAAGATCACATATTTTTGTCTCCTTTTTGATTATTATGTAAAACATGCCACTTAGGCCTTGGCTTTGATTCCATCCCTTTTGGTTTGATCTTTTACTGTCCTcttaattgataaaattgaaAGCAAAGAGAGATGATGATTTGGTGAAAAGGAGCTATGGATAGGATGATATTTGTTGTGGGAGGATGGGATGAGGTGGCTAAACTTAAGCCTGCCACTTACCACCATCAAAAGCAAATCGACTTTGTATTATTTTTGAAGTGTGGGGCCCATTCCCATTTCTCTTTTTTCATTGACAAACAAAATCAGATTGTTTTGAGTTTGCCTTGTGATGCCCACCTctttacttaattattttaataaatatttccGGATTTATAATATTCAACATTCTCTCCACTACTTCCACGTCACCTTAATGCACACTTAACTATAATCATCATTTGATAATTACAAAATTGACGTGGTATTTTATGTTCCCAAAATTGCCCTCCGCCTCCCTTCAAAGCAGAAGACAAGTAGCTACTTCCTTACCTGTAAGGATGACTTTTCATGATGCTCTTCTTCACACGTGTTCacattcctttcctttttctcctTTACTTGTCAACCCATTTTTAACCAAGTTATAATTCTATATAAAtctaattttaccatttcaactgTTTTTAATTTGCATTTAACTTCCGTATGGGGTCTTGTTGTCTCCAATACCTCTGCTGCTGAAAggctttatttcaatttttaatttcccatttttattatctttattaaatgatattgtgtttcaataaaaaaaatattactttttaaaagCTGTTAAATATATGGTTATAATTAATCATTACATACTGCTGGACTTAAACATAACATCTTAAACTTTCTAATATTCAAAATTATTAGTATCacaaatgtaataaaataaattatataacatgtgaTCAAGGTATTTCATGATGTGGGAATGGGGCCACTTCccaaaaagaacaaataaatcAAATGGCTTCTTAATATAACATTAACTTAATCCATCATTTCACTATATTTATGTGGACAGTTGCAACTAGGTGAATGTATTCACAGGTCGCTTTATTAtaggaattttattaaattaattcttttatttaaattaatattaatataatacatgtagtgaaaaaaattaaattataatataaaacataatataatttaaatatataaataattgatatgttaaaaatcttaatatttgatacactgacagtgtattttttatttgataaatagttttaaaaaatagtcATGTctcttttttgtttaaaaattttactatacTCTAATAAAACAACACTTGTCAATCTTTTGACCCTATTTGTAGGGTTTAAAAATTTCACTCACAGCataccaaatatttttttatattaaaatggtTAACAATTGACGTTTATTTCAAGAAGTGGTAAAAACTTTTATCAGACACTTAGATGATTTGATTCAAATAATGTAATTGATAAAACAAACcatattaaaatgtttaaaaatatataaaaacatcatatatatatatatcaaattataattaacatattaaaatggtttaatccctctatttttttatactctttgaatttttaaaatttaatccctctatttttattttttaggataGCCCATTTATTTGTCTTAACATCATTAatggatttttcttaaattttcattaaattttttattttaattgataataagtattcaaatttaacataaattaattACCAATGTtactaatttgattttattttttaaatcaaacaagtataatagttaattttttaaaatcaaaagtagagatactaaattaaaaaaaatgaaaagtacaCATACCGGGGACAAAAATaaacctattaaaataaaaataaataatattaatatgcaGGATGAACTCAAAACTAGAGGAAGaaaatatttgttgtttttggaaAAGGGTCCTACAAAAAGGAATCATTAAACGGAAAAGAGTGATTGGGcgaaaaaaagaaacaagtaaACGAGTGCCccccaaattattatttttaatcaaagcCTCTTTCACATTCGTGACACGTGTCTGTTGTAGAATAGCTAAAACATccggttttattttaatttatttttggtcaATTATAAATcagaatttgaaattaaatcaagttttttttttggtcggctttttttactaaaatattacgaaaataataatattttattaaaataagggtAAAATATTTAGTATACTTTTAGACTCTATAAATATGATTAGAATGTTGACAAGtgtcttataaaaatataataaaatatttaaaacaggAAGACATATGACAATTTTTTAGAAttgtttgtgaaataaaaaagatACAGCTAGTGTACCAAATATTAACCGTGACATATGTCattttttagaaataattatattgataatttattataTCCTTATAGAATATTTGTCAAACTCCTGATCATTCTTGTAGAGTTTAAAGACTACACAGATAATgtaacaaatattttctcaaaaataatatgttttgaatagtactttgaatttttatattttaatatccaAATGGTCATTATTGATTGCGAAATTGGATTCCAAGGTGATAGAGATTTTTTATCTTTATCAGATTGATATCTAACCTGCCAAGAACCCAAATCGTCAGGTTTAATATTCTCAAACCACTATCGGTAGAGataatttaatgttaaatttactttaaaaaaaactgTTCATTTCATATTATATTGGTAAATAATTTTAAggcatattatttaaaattttataatatttaagtaaaagaATATTGTTTTGTCCCTATATCGATGATGGCTAGATAATATGTTGATTTAGGGGTGGCACAAATCTTTGAAACCGATAGTTTTGAATTGCCTTGAGCTATTGGgacaattattttattaaaaaaattgggttTCGGATTGATTTTTCAATTAGAATTTTCAGAGTCGATTCTTTATGTAAAAATTGTCTTGCTTGCCTCCGTATCTTTAAGAAAGCAACCTCCTTTTTACTgctataactatttttttttatgtattttaaattttaaattttataatgatttataacatgtttttttttaattttatgtatttcTTTATAATTCTTTTAGCTTTacagaaaattttataatatttatttaatttaattttgtaaaattaaatttatttttgagacAGATGGGGAAAGTTATTTCATAGTCAAAGGACAAAACAAAAGTTCTTAATAGAACTAAAATCAATGTGCGAAAATATACggcaaattatatatatttattcaattataaaaaaaattattttagatatttaaaataaaaaaattataatttaaatattcacATTCATTTTGACCGTTTCcattaaaaactttaataaaaatatgacataacaTTTTTTTTGACACGAGAATCAATCATTAAATATCATACTATACAATTTACCTTTGCATACTACTTAAGCGGATTAAAATATAATCTACACAATAATAATTATTAACCAAAATAAACCATCTTGTTATTTTCTCGGTTTGGGTTCCGAACCATCCCAGCAGTCGCTGACCTAGCCCCGTCCTAAGTTGTCTCCTCCCAATCGACTCAACCGCTGCTTCCCCGCTCTGCTCAGTTATCCAATTCCGGTATTTTCAAGTGACTTGTTGTTTTCGAGATACAACTCTGTCAAAGCTTCTAGATTACCTAAACTAGAAGGAATTGCTCCTTCAAGCTTGTTGTTTTCAAGTCCTTTAGAGGGAGACCAGATATTCCATATTGGGTGGTATCTCCCCACCTAGTTGGTTGTTTTGCAGCCTTAAAAATCCAAGTATAGGCATGTGACCAAaatttgatcgaaaaaggtatCTCTCCCTCTTGATGATTAGCATCCAAATACATGACTAAAATGAATGTTAGATTGTTTATTGAAGCTGGAATTTCCCCACACAAAAGATTCTTTGAAAGAATTGGCATGAAGGTAAATGCGTAAGGTTTGTCAAGTTAATATGACCAATGAGGGAATTGGCACGAAGGTAAATGCATGAGGTGAAGCAGGAATACTACCAGTGAATCTATTTGAATGAAAAAGTAAAGCATTGACATTTTAAGACAACCAAGGGTAGGAGGAAGAAACCCAGATAATCTTTTCTCATGCAACTGAAGTTCTTCAAGTTTTAAAAGCTCGCCAATGCTTTCCGGCACTGACCCTCTCTAGGCCCGGCCTTGGGGTTGTTTCAGAGTACAGCTGCCGAGGGCCCAAGGCTGGAAGGGCccaaaaaaactatttttttcagcttttaatgtcggaaattttttttttagatttttcatCATAAATGTTTCATCTCCTAGgcccccaaaatttttaatttttattgtattacattttataacttttttaaaatggAACCAATTTTTGTTTCGTCTAAGGTCCAAAAATATCAAGAACGGGCTTGACTCTCTCATCTTGTTTCCATAA
This window of the Gossypium hirsutum isolate 1008001.06 chromosome A09, Gossypium_hirsutum_v2.1, whole genome shotgun sequence genome carries:
- the LOC121203125 gene encoding protein TIME FOR COFFEE isoform X7 produces the protein MDRTREARRVSMASAATTNGLSRRRHRTSSLRDSPEEDGPVETHETARLRDRKKDRDRERERYRERERDRLSRTSKRRRGDRLMSNRGDGGDGTSEESVNDDEDDDDEDSGGTGGVGSVRTVSPNIIAGSLSMSNHHHHNHHHHQLQQHQQHQHRKSFPPPVKVIRTTPSAGMTASMTTSTSTWKPADEMIGVSVPRKARSATKRSHEWASSGGGGVGVLGGEQIHRQASTSPVRTGVTGALTSPSPAPASPSSSSASMRKKMPNANGTKQRPPKSSSKSSSSAQEEIEIEIAEVLYGMMRQPQVPSKQEIIGNDSAKFDSREVNKPNNDSKSVVSSPISISPSTLPQSSSILPSYSSSSATPMSAIAPKRKRPRPVKYEDENTTTTTPPPPIFPPRHSSISSTTTKVEIDQPAKVEATSPNLEKNSGPVAENDSGACDLMSSSKAGPVSSELVQAEPVKEEKNNLALDSKPSTEESESRDIGIGNKEESQSPKKESLSSPADNPSSAGLPLDDEREKSTVTKANSTVCENESQREEKFQIDLMAPPPSRSSPEREGETDVGASDPKPVAADVELEMKSLVNEDDKRMKIGKGDVNVEVEDNNKKAQPSAEEADSQKPVVNKERNLDLQLDLEKSDRDSGSGSVSGNKLNHHVQKLHHQHPSVEKTAHSGSLPLPMSIASWPGGLPPMGRYMAPLQGVVSMEGSAVSSAAIQPPHLLFSQPRPKRCATHCYIARNIHKHQQMMKMNAFWPAAPGSASLYGPKACNLNVVPPSELHGNIPGRGVNSVQEKGQGLAIFPGHVCKDKSSTAANNMVDAAQRKQIMLQQALPPGAPNNIMQGPAFIFPLNQQAAAASVRPGYVKSPPAACSTAASSTSNSALLSATPAGATAAPAFSFNYPNITGNETQYLAILQNNPYPFPIPAHVGAPPAYRGNHAQPMPFIHGSFYSSSQMLHPSQLQQQQQQQPPTQFQQSQQGHQNTSMSSGSSSSQKNLQNQQQRSHGGDVSSGSGNSQVFHASKKDSPHPLQLWQQQQQPSQNDSHQPRQLDGESDGKDGPSTATDSRVSRSNMNIYGQNFAMPVQPSNFALMTAASMNSGGNYGEKKQQTQQQSQQLGSKAGVEPLASQAFAMSFSSANGTTAPGLGISSLAPNHAILQSHPGSTRQGYQHIMAAQQKKDNYHAYEEGKRGTHDASNVQEEKKAGKSSGTAGQSIAFSRPNMPDSSDSTLAGKDVIDSSICTLGSAPARTSGPVMPASIVSVNVANAQQQLQRNQQQQLQFGTASAPRSKTPATSNGSAYPDHFHSSSIAAKFSNVLSAYPQNLIQSSSSPAQSPQWKNSVRTTSSQVPSQSLPSTSSLKNISQQQGRPQQSPTQISFAANPKSPQGQQPLSSTPSPSPMMVGSPTTSLSRSAGGSPRTTGSSSTSNKGGQASGLSSQQAKNSPTVPSQKSSPIGGSNVPSVLGNPHISSSSNMGAKPQVALQHQQHQKHSLHQGQLFFPNAYMQAQAQHSPSSTTPATTASAYYVQRQQQTLPLGSSTTSSTSMLSLCSPVTLANSGTTDPAKAVAAAVASNMKGGLASQGLINPAQFASPQSTGKSHQLVPGFPCVHAVPSAVQVKPAEQKQPAGE